The following proteins are co-located in the Pedobacter sp. FW305-3-2-15-E-R2A2 genome:
- a CDS encoding type IX secretion system membrane protein PorP/SprF, translating into MKKVFLLFLFLSIHQGLIAQQDSQFTQYIFNGLHINPAYAGTKGDYYIQSSYRSQWQGVTGAPKSFSIAADGSFYDGNVGLGLIIANDQIGAQNSLTAFANYAYHLRLNEEGSSALSFGLAAGMMQMGINGSKLIEISPGDGAITPYMSQTHTYPDARFGIYYSGTKYFAGISATNLVARYMSGKQNDNFLVPIPKPHFYLTAGALFPLSDEIHIKPSILVKDDFKGPASIDFNAFFLIKERVWIGGFYRGSYHLHNNNLQMNLPTNNSVGLITEVFATPDLRIGYSYDYSLGKLQGYGSGSHEISAGLYLNKKDYKKTRATRCYVF; encoded by the coding sequence ATGAAAAAAGTTTTTTTATTATTCCTGTTTCTCAGCATTCATCAGGGACTTATCGCCCAACAGGATAGCCAGTTTACACAATACATCTTCAATGGGCTTCATATCAATCCTGCCTATGCCGGCACAAAGGGTGATTACTATATTCAATCTTCCTACCGTTCGCAATGGCAAGGTGTTACCGGAGCTCCAAAATCATTTTCCATTGCAGCTGATGGCTCCTTTTATGATGGCAATGTAGGCCTTGGGTTAATCATTGCCAACGATCAGATCGGCGCGCAAAACAGCCTCACCGCCTTTGCCAATTACGCATACCACCTCCGGTTAAATGAGGAAGGAAGCTCAGCACTTTCCTTTGGACTCGCAGCAGGAATGATGCAGATGGGCATTAACGGAAGCAAACTCATCGAGATCAGCCCCGGAGATGGAGCGATAACCCCTTATATGTCGCAAACACATACTTACCCCGATGCCCGTTTTGGCATTTATTACTCCGGAACGAAATATTTTGCAGGCATTTCTGCCACCAACCTCGTTGCAAGATATATGTCTGGCAAACAAAACGATAATTTTCTGGTTCCTATACCTAAACCTCATTTTTACCTGACCGCCGGAGCTTTATTCCCACTGAGTGATGAAATACACATTAAACCAAGCATTTTGGTTAAAGATGATTTCAAAGGGCCTGCTTCTATTGATTTCAATGCCTTCTTTTTAATCAAAGAACGCGTATGGATCGGTGGTTTTTACAGAGGCAGTTATCACCTGCACAACAATAATTTGCAGATGAATCTTCCGACCAATAATTCTGTCGGCCTGATCACTGAGGTCTTTGCGACACCAGATTTAAGAATTGGCTATTCCTATGACTATTCCCTGGGCAAACTTCAGGGCTATGGAAGTGGAAGCCATGAGATTTCCGCTGGATTATACCTCAATAAAAAGGATTACAAAAAAACAAGAGCAACCAG
- the pgl gene encoding 6-phosphogluconolactonase, translating into MNLLIYKTQEELQEDLVDYIVAIANKAIEEHGIFNFVLTGGNSPKALYHSLATTYKEKIDWTKVYFFFGDERNVMPTHESYNGLMAKNAMLDLLEIPEDQIFYVDTTLAPEKAAIEYTKAINAHFKGSDLNFDLILLGMGDDAHTASLFPGTSILNSKEVEVDSVFVEKLSTYRISFTAPLINKARNIAFLVFGENKANAVKHVIEDKKKNTKLYPTQLIQPIDGSVTWFLDDAAAALLDS; encoded by the coding sequence ATGAACTTATTGATTTATAAAACCCAGGAAGAATTACAGGAAGATCTTGTTGATTACATTGTGGCAATTGCGAATAAAGCGATTGAAGAACATGGCATTTTCAACTTCGTATTAACCGGGGGGAACTCTCCAAAGGCATTGTATCATTCGCTGGCAACAACCTATAAAGAAAAGATCGACTGGACTAAAGTCTATTTCTTTTTTGGAGATGAGCGCAATGTGATGCCGACTCATGAGAGTTACAATGGCCTGATGGCAAAAAATGCGATGCTTGACCTGCTGGAGATTCCTGAAGATCAGATTTTCTATGTAGACACTACCCTGGCTCCTGAAAAGGCGGCTATTGAGTACACAAAAGCAATCAACGCGCATTTCAAGGGTTCAGATCTAAATTTCGACCTGATCCTTTTAGGAATGGGTGATGATGCACATACAGCTTCCCTCTTTCCCGGAACTTCGATCTTAAACAGCAAGGAAGTAGAAGTTGATTCTGTATTTGTAGAGAAGTTATCTACTTACCGCATCAGCTTTACCGCTCCACTGATCAACAAAGCAAGAAACATTGCCTTCCTGGTTTTTGGAGAAAACAAGGCCAATGCCGTAAAACATGTCATTGAGGATAAGAAAAAGAACACCAAATTATACCCTACACAATTGATCCAACCAATTGATGGAAGTGTAACCTGGTTCTTAGATGATGCTGCAGCAGCCTTGCTGGACAGCTAA
- a CDS encoding gliding motility-associated C-terminal domain-containing protein, with translation MSYRKKSFVSGMLLLSATACFAQSSGSATANIPNGSSLKLRANSVSAVSYQWIKDELTIPGATQEEYQAFAPGTYTVISFNAEGCASDISPPLVLTADPVGSVSADVMIKKQSESKGVSINNTFDYTIQVKNNGAGAANMIKVQDVLPNELSLEDLGRPTLGFANYNQGSKTIVWEIVKLENGQTADLRIKVKALNPGMISNTATVSANEQDPNMSNNSSTDLKSVTNITIPNVFTPNGDGLNDTFTIPGLEFFEANELTMFNRWGSTVFDKKGYKNDWDGSQLNEGTYFYLLKIKSASNKWEVYKGFITIIRGK, from the coding sequence ATGTCCTATAGAAAAAAAAGTTTTGTGTCAGGTATGCTGTTGCTAAGTGCAACAGCATGCTTTGCGCAATCTTCCGGTTCCGCCACTGCGAATATCCCAAATGGATCTTCTTTAAAGTTGCGGGCCAATTCTGTGAGCGCGGTATCTTATCAATGGATCAAAGACGAATTAACCATACCAGGGGCCACGCAGGAGGAATACCAGGCATTCGCTCCCGGTACTTATACCGTCATTTCATTTAACGCAGAGGGCTGTGCTTCCGACATCTCCCCTCCACTCGTCCTGACTGCTGATCCGGTCGGCTCGGTTAGTGCAGATGTCATGATCAAAAAACAATCTGAATCAAAAGGGGTCAGCATCAACAACACCTTTGATTACACTATTCAGGTGAAGAATAACGGTGCAGGTGCAGCAAATATGATCAAGGTTCAGGATGTACTTCCCAATGAATTGAGCCTCGAAGATCTTGGCCGGCCTACTCTCGGATTTGCGAACTACAACCAGGGAAGCAAAACCATTGTATGGGAAATTGTTAAACTGGAAAATGGACAGACTGCAGACCTCAGAATAAAGGTCAAAGCTTTAAATCCCGGGATGATCAGCAACACCGCTACGGTAAGCGCGAATGAACAGGACCCTAATATGAGCAACAACAGCTCAACCGATCTTAAATCGGTCACCAATATTACGATTCCCAATGTATTTACCCCAAATGGAGATGGATTAAACGACACCTTCACCATCCCTGGTCTCGAGTTTTTTGAAGCCAATGAGCTCACCATGTTCAACCGATGGGGCTCTACGGTCTTTGACAAAAAAGGGTATAAAAATGACTGGGATGGCAGCCAATTGAATGAAGGCACTTACTTCTATTTATTGAAGATCAAATCTGCATCCAACAAATGGGAGGTTTACAAAGGTTTCATTACCATTATCCGCGGAAAATAG
- the gndA gene encoding NADP-dependent phosphogluconate dehydrogenase, whose protein sequence is MNKYTLGMIGLGTMGRNLLLNMADNGYSVTGYDKSQDMLKKLEEDGKAHQLKGYAVLEDFIQSLELPRRIVLLVPAGPIVDSVIQELLPLLDKGDLIIDSGNSHFTDTTRRSLELADQGIHFFGMGISGGEEGARFGPSMMPGGDKAAYEAVKPILEAVSAKVNGDPCVAYIGPGASGHFVKMVHNGIEYSMMQILAETYDLLKNSLGYNNEQIYAVFEKWNNGRLKSFLLEVTRDIFKVKDEKSGGFLIDVIKDQAKSKGTGKWTSQVSMDLQLPIPTINESVSARDLSKFKDLRVALDKALPHPSLKIDNPEEFIVHLEQALYFAMITSYAQGLHLLNQASIEYKYELNLQEISQIWRGGCIIRAVLLEDIYQAYKKQPQLPHLYSDESIQQQLKDIIPGTRNVVVTAINHGIAVPCFASALTYYDSLRTANSPLNLTQAQRDFFGAHTFERTDSEGIFHADWNSDNL, encoded by the coding sequence ATGAACAAGTACACTTTAGGAATGATTGGCCTGGGCACAATGGGCCGCAATTTATTGCTTAATATGGCCGACAATGGCTACTCAGTAACAGGTTATGATAAGAGTCAGGACATGTTAAAGAAGCTGGAAGAGGACGGAAAAGCACATCAATTGAAAGGTTATGCTGTCCTTGAAGATTTCATCCAAAGCCTGGAATTACCAAGAAGAATCGTTCTTTTGGTACCCGCAGGACCGATTGTAGACAGCGTCATCCAGGAACTTCTTCCTTTATTGGACAAGGGTGATCTGATCATTGACAGTGGAAACTCACATTTCACAGATACCACCAGACGCTCCTTAGAACTGGCTGATCAGGGGATCCATTTCTTCGGAATGGGCATCTCCGGCGGTGAAGAAGGTGCAAGGTTCGGACCTAGCATGATGCCTGGTGGTGATAAAGCGGCTTACGAAGCGGTGAAGCCAATTCTTGAAGCAGTTTCTGCAAAAGTGAATGGTGATCCATGTGTGGCTTATATTGGCCCCGGAGCTTCCGGACATTTTGTTAAAATGGTGCACAATGGCATTGAATATAGCATGATGCAAATCCTTGCGGAAACTTATGACCTGTTGAAAAACAGCCTGGGTTACAACAACGAGCAAATCTATGCGGTATTTGAAAAATGGAACAATGGCCGTTTGAAATCGTTTCTATTGGAAGTAACCAGAGATATTTTCAAAGTAAAGGATGAAAAATCCGGAGGTTTCCTGATTGATGTGATCAAGGACCAGGCAAAATCTAAAGGAACCGGAAAATGGACTTCCCAGGTTTCTATGGATCTTCAGTTGCCAATTCCTACCATCAATGAATCGGTAAGTGCCAGAGATCTTTCTAAATTTAAAGATTTAAGGGTAGCACTTGACAAAGCTTTACCTCATCCTTCTCTAAAAATTGACAACCCGGAAGAATTTATCGTTCATTTAGAGCAGGCGCTTTATTTTGCCATGATCACTTCTTATGCACAGGGTTTACATTTATTAAATCAGGCTTCTATAGAATATAAATATGAGCTGAACCTACAGGAGATCTCTCAGATCTGGCGTGGAGGATGTATCATCAGGGCAGTATTGCTGGAAGATATTTATCAGGCTTATAAAAAACAACCTCAACTACCTCACCTTTATTCCGATGAAAGCATTCAGCAACAGTTGAAAGACATCATTCCAGGAACAAGAAATGTGGTGGTTACTGCAATCAATCATGGTATTGCCGTACCGTGTTTTGCCTCTGCCCTAACCTATTATGATTCGTTAAGAACAGCAAATTCACCGTTGAACTTAACGCAGGCGCAGCGAGACTTTTTTGGCGCACATACTTTTGAACGTACAGACAGCGAAGGAATATTTCACGCAGACTGGAATTCAGACAATTTATAA
- the zwf gene encoding glucose-6-phosphate dehydrogenase, with the protein MKTSINLNPTIIVIFGGTGDLNLRKLAPALYNLYSDGFMPAKYAIIGTARKKLTDDDFRKTLMEGVNSFSRSGKVKEEKWSKFAEHIHYSPVDVEAPETFGVLKTNIEKYKEEFGQNTQVLYYLAVAPNLFPLIAKCISEYDLAGEEDNCRIVIEKPFGRDLETARELNSILTSIFTEKQIYRIDHYLGKETVQNIMAFRFANSFLEPLWNRTYIDHVQISVTEQLGVGDRGGYYEGAGALRDMIQNHLLQLLCLIGMETPINFDADEIRNKKVDVLKAMRPFSPEDIRFSTVRGQYTKGWVEGKEVPGYRHENGVDPDSNTETFAAIKFFVDNWRWQGIPFYVRTGKRLFQTSSLITIQFKDVPHQVFPSGVTEHWQQNRLIISIQPEMSIRLQVQAKRPGLDMVLNPVDMVFDYKGTYTAQAPEAYETLLLDVMTGDQTQFMRADQVESAWELLMPIVHAWETKKSLSFPNYTADSWGPEDAEALIARDGFHWFTLPLNKD; encoded by the coding sequence ATGAAAACAAGCATCAACCTCAATCCAACCATAATCGTCATTTTTGGTGGTACCGGTGATTTAAATTTGCGCAAACTTGCGCCTGCACTTTACAATCTGTATTCTGATGGCTTTATGCCGGCAAAATATGCGATCATTGGTACAGCCCGAAAGAAGCTTACTGATGATGACTTCAGAAAAACATTGATGGAAGGCGTAAACAGCTTCTCCAGATCCGGTAAGGTGAAGGAAGAAAAGTGGAGCAAATTTGCAGAACATATTCATTATAGCCCGGTTGATGTAGAAGCTCCGGAAACTTTTGGCGTTTTAAAAACCAATATTGAGAAGTACAAGGAAGAATTTGGTCAGAATACACAAGTCCTGTACTACCTTGCGGTAGCACCGAACCTGTTTCCGCTGATTGCCAAATGCATTTCAGAATATGACCTTGCCGGAGAGGAAGACAATTGCAGAATCGTGATTGAAAAACCTTTTGGAAGAGATCTGGAAACCGCAAGAGAACTCAACAGTATCCTGACCAGTATCTTTACCGAGAAACAAATCTATCGCATCGATCATTATCTGGGCAAAGAAACGGTTCAAAACATCATGGCCTTCCGTTTTGCCAACTCCTTCCTGGAGCCACTTTGGAACAGGACCTATATTGACCACGTACAGATCTCTGTAACGGAGCAATTGGGTGTGGGTGATAGAGGTGGTTACTATGAAGGTGCCGGTGCGTTGAGAGACATGATCCAGAATCACCTGCTTCAATTGCTTTGTTTAATTGGAATGGAAACTCCGATTAACTTTGATGCGGATGAGATCAGAAATAAAAAAGTAGATGTATTGAAGGCAATGCGTCCTTTCAGTCCGGAAGACATCAGGTTTAGCACCGTCCGCGGACAGTATACCAAAGGATGGGTAGAGGGTAAAGAAGTACCGGGATACCGCCATGAGAATGGCGTTGATCCGGATTCAAATACAGAAACCTTTGCTGCAATTAAATTCTTTGTAGACAACTGGAGATGGCAGGGAATTCCTTTCTATGTACGTACAGGAAAGCGTTTATTCCAGACTTCTTCATTGATCACCATTCAGTTTAAAGATGTGCCTCATCAGGTTTTCCCTTCTGGCGTAACCGAACACTGGCAACAAAACAGGCTGATCATCAGCATCCAGCCGGAAATGAGTATCCGTTTGCAGGTTCAGGCGAAAAGACCTGGACTGGACATGGTCTTAAATCCTGTAGACATGGTTTTCGATTATAAAGGAACTTATACCGCGCAGGCACCGGAAGCTTATGAAACCTTGTTATTGGATGTGATGACCGGAGATCAGACACAGTTTATGCGTGCGGATCAGGTAGAAAGTGCCTGGGAATTATTGATGCCGATTGTACATGCATGGGAGACTAAAAAATCATTGAGCTTCCCTAACTATACTGCAGATTCATGGGGTCCTGAAGATGCAGAAGCGCTGATCGCCAGAGATGGTTTCCATTGGTTTACTTTACCATTGAACAAGGATTAA